CTTAGCGCATATGTTCGATTATTGTCAATATAGAAAAAGACTTTATAAGTTTCTCTAATTTGCTCGTTTGTAATTTTCATTGTATAAATATTTAGGAAAAATACAATAAAACCAACAAGCAATGGTATTTTTAACAAGCTAAATATATTTTTGATACTTCTTGTGCCAATGATATAAGCAATTGTTAATGGAACCAATAAAATAAATAAACTAATGAAATGAAAAGCAACAAATGTCATTGAAATATAGGCAATATTGATTATTAATTTTATTCGAGGGTCTAGTTTATGAATGAATGTGTTATCGTAAATATATGTACCAATTCCGTTCATTATTTATCTCCTTGAATTTTTTGTGAAATAAATGTGGCTAGTTCATCAATTGATTTAATTTTAGGTAATTTTCAACCTTTTTTCTCCAATTTTGTCATAAATGACATTAGTTTTGGAGATTGCAACCCATTATTATCAAGAAATTCTGTGTCTTTTAAAACATCATATGTAGGCCCATCTTTAACGATTCGACCATGTTTCATAATAACTACACGATCAGTCACTTCTAAAATATTATCAAGATCGTGGGTAACAATAATTATAGTTTTACCCATTTTGTGTAATTTTTTAAAGATACTTAAAATTTCTCTTACGCCAGCAGGGTCTAATCCCGCCGTTGGTTCATCTGCAACAATAATATCAGGTTCAATTGCTAAAATACCCGCTAATGCAACCCTTCTTTTTTGACCCCCTGATAAACCAAAAGGTGATTTATTTAAATATGTGTCATCAAGGCCGCATAAATTAAGATATTGTTTTGCTCTCATTGCTGCTTCTTGTTTAGGAACACCAAAAGACATTGGCCCAAACATGATGTCTTTTTCAATAGTTTCTTCAAAAAGTTGATATTCAGCAAATTGAAAAGCTATTGCTACTCTTTTTCTTATTTCTTTAGGATTTGAAACTTTTTTAACTTTTCTTGTTTTGTATTTATAGTCTATAAATCCGTTTTTATGTACATTTTTTTCTACTCATGAAGCAACTACATCTATTGATTCATGAATTTGGTCGTATTTATTCGTTTTTTTATTGAATACGTCTTTTTTGAATGACCAATTTATTTGGCCCAATGTAGGAAGAGACAAAGCATTTAAATGTTCAATAAACGTTGACTTGCCTGAGCCAGTATGACCAATAATGCCAATAAATTCACCTTGTTTGATATCAATGTTTAAGTTTTTAATCGCAGTAAATTCCATTCTTGAGCCGCGATTATATGTGTGAGATAAATCACGAATTTTTATTTGCATATTGCCTCCAATAATTCTGATTCATCAAATGTTGGATTTAGTCCTTGAATTTTTTCACTTAATTTATAAATAAATGGTGATTCAATTTTTGCTTGATGTAAAACTTCTTTATTTTTTAATATTTCTTTTGGTGAACCTTGAGCAATTATTTTTCCTTTAGCAAACACAATACAATAATCTGCCAAAATAGCTTCAT
The genomic region above belongs to Mycoplasmopsis bovigenitalium and contains:
- a CDS encoding energy-coupling factor transporter ATPase; the encoded protein is MQIKIRDLSHTYNRGSRMEFTAIKNLNIDIKQGEFIGIIGHTGSGKSTFIEHLNALSLPTLGQINWSFKKDVFNKKTNKYDQIHESIDVVASWVEKNVHKNGFIDYKYKTRKVKKVSNPKEIRKRVAIAFQFAEYQLFEETIEKDIMFGPMSFGVPKQEAAMRAKQYLNLCGLDDTYLNKSPFGLSGGQKRRVALAGILAIEPDIIVADEPTAGLDPAGVREILSIFKKLHKMGKTIIIVTHDLDNILEVTDRVVIMKHGRIVKDGPTYDVLKDTEFLDNNGLQSPKLMSFMTKLEKKGWKLPKIKSIDELATFISQKIQGDK